One part of the Rutidosis leptorrhynchoides isolate AG116_Rl617_1_P2 chromosome 1, CSIRO_AGI_Rlap_v1, whole genome shotgun sequence genome encodes these proteins:
- the LOC139867293 gene encoding protein CNGC15b-like, giving the protein MSYANSRSVRFQDDVEPPKYQSINGDNLFKVKYKLDGKQIPESRKRPEKHPRSSLKSKVLSRVFSEDYERVKKKILDPRGLTIRKWNKVFLVACLVSLFVDPLFFYLPSIKKNVCIDIGFTLKVSLTIVRSIADVFYMIQIYVKFMTAYVAPSSRVFGRGELVIDTTKIAKRYIKRDLWIDFIAALPLPQMLIWIIIPSLNGSAMTNTKDVLRFIIIFQYIPRLYLIFPLTSQIVEATGVVTETAWAGAAYNLMLYMLASHFVGACWYLLSIERQEACWRSICVIEDPNCEDNFFGCENINESARRSWFQKSNVTNQCVPTSKFYPFGIYGEALESEVTSALFFNKYFYCLWFGLKNLSSLGQNLATSTYVGEIMFAIIVAVVGLVLFALLIGNMQTYLQSTTVRLEEWRIRRTDTEQWMRHRQLPPELRHSVRKYDQYKWVATRGVDEESLLKGLPLDLRRDIKRHLCYDLVRRVPLFDQMDERMLDAICERLKPALCTQGTCLVREGDPDNEMLFIIRGNLDSYTTNGGRTGFFNSCRIGPGDFCGEELLTWALDPRPSIILPSSTRTVKAISEVEAFALTAEDLKFVASQFRRLHSKQLRHKFRFYSHQWRTWAACFVQAAWRRYKRRKSVRELKACESFTSVDYECEFSSPLHGESTMASPDPGFGAYVTRMGASRRPGGSKSGGGGPLQKPAEPDFSVDEE; this is encoded by the exons ATGTCATATGCCAATTCAAGATCCGTAAG ATTTCAAGATGATGTTGAACCACCAAAGTATCAATCAATCAATGGTGACAATTTGTTTAAAGTCAAATACAAACTTGATGGAAAACAAATACCCGAATCAAGAAAACGGCCCGAAAAGCACCCGAGATCCTCCTTAAAGTCCAAAGTTCTCTCTCGAGTTTTCTCCGAAGATTACGAGAGAGTAAAGAAAAAAATCTTGGACCCTCGAGGTTTAACGATACGAAAATGGAACAAGGTTTTTTTAGTAGCATGTTTGGTTTCTTTGTTTGTAGACCCTTTGTTCTTTTACTTACCATCAATTAAGAAAAACGTTTGTATCGATATTGGATTCACCCTCAAGGTTAGTCTCACTATTGTGAGATCGATAGCCGATGTTTTTTACATGATTCAGATATACGTAAAGTTCATGACTGCTTACGTGGCACCTTCTTCTCGTGTTTTTGGAAGAGGTGAACTTGTTATTGATACTACAAAGATAGCAAAAAGGTATATAAAACGTGATCTTTGGATCGATTTTATAGCTGCATTACCACTTCCTCAG ATGTTAATCTGGATAATTATACCGAGTTTAAATGGTTCAGCCATGACAAATACAAAAGACGTTCTtcgtttcatcatcatctttcaataCATTCCAAGACTTTATCTTATTTTCCCTCTGACTTCACAAATTGTTGAAGCTACGGGTGTCGTTACAGAAACAGCATGGGCTGGTGCAGCATATAACTTGATGCTATACATGTTGGCTAGCCAT TTTGTGGGAGCTTGCTGGTATCTTCTGTCAATTGAAAGACAAGAAGCCTGTTGGAGAAGTATATGTGTTATTGAGGATCCAAATTGCGAGGATAACTTTTTCGGCTGTGAAAATATTAACGAATCTGCAAGACGATCTTGGTTCCAAAAGAGTAATGTGACGAATCAATGTGTCCCGACTAGTAAATTTTATCCGTTTGGTATTTATGGTGAAGCATTGGAATCGGAAGTTACATCCGCTTTGTTTTTCAACAAATACTTCTATTGTCTTTGGTTCGGCTTAAAGAATCTCAG TTCTTTGGGGCAAAATCTGGCGACGAGTACTTACGTTGGTGAAATCATGTTTGCGATTATAGTGGCGGTTGTGGGATTGGTTTTGTTCGCGTTGTTAATTGGAAATATGCAG ACATATCTTCAATCCACAACGGTTCGATTAGAAGAGTGGAGAATTAGGCGAACCGACACGGAGCAGTGGATGCGCCATCGTCAGCTGCCACCCGAACTCCGACATTCTGTTCGGAAATATGATCAATACAAATGGGTGGCGACTCGAGGGGTTGATGAAGAATCTTTGCTAAAAGGACTTCCATTAGATCTTCGTCGAGATATTAAACGTCATCTTTGTTATGATCTTGTTCGACGA GTTCCATTGTTTGATCAAATGGATGAACGAATGCTCGATGCGATTTGCGAGCGGCTTAAACCGGCTCTTTGCACTCAAGGAACTTGTCTAGTCCGGGAGGGGGACCCGGATAACGAAATGCTATTTATAATTCGAGGAAATCTTGATTCGTACACTACAAACGGGGGACGAACCGGGTTTTTCAATTCATGCCGGATCGGGCCTGGTGACTTTTGTGGCGAAGAGCTTTTGACGTGGGCCCTGGACCCACGTCCGAGTATCATCCTTCCATCATCTACTCGTACAGTAAAAGCAATATCCGAAGTTGAAGCCTTTGCACTTACCGCAGAAGATTTAAAATTTGTTGCATCACAGTTCAGAAGACTGCATAGTAAGCAGTTACGTCACAAGTTTCGGTTTTACAGTCATCAATGGCGGACGTGGGCCGCGTGTTTCGTTCAAGCAGCATGGCGTAGATATAAAAGGAGAAAAAGTGTTCGAGAACTTAAGGCGTGTGAGAGTTTTACGAGTGTCGATTATGAGTGTGAGTTTAGTTCACCTTTGCATGGTGAGAGTACTATGGCGTCACCTGACCCGGGTTTTGGGGCTTATGTTACGAGGATGGGTGCGAGTAGAAGGCCCGGTGGGTCGAAATCTGGTGGTGGTGGACCGTTGCAAAAGCCGGCTGAACCGGATTTTTCTGTAGATGAGGAGTGA